A window of Triticum aestivum cultivar Chinese Spring unplaced genomic scaffold, IWGSC CS RefSeq v2.1 scaffold77689, whole genome shotgun sequence genomic DNA:
TCATAAACCTATCAAGAAACCATCTGTCGTGCCGCATTCCCCAAGGCATTGGTAGCCTCTCTTTTCTTGAGATCCTTGATCTATCATCTAATCAACTTTTTGGAAACATTCCTCAAAGCATCACACGATTATCAGGGCTCAACACGTTAAATGTCTCGAACAATCTTTTGTCGGGCAAGATACCCACCGGGAATCAGATTCAGACCCTGACTGACCCATCAATTTACTCCAACAATTCTGGGCTCTGTGGATTTCCTCTAAACATTTCATGTACGAATACTTCGCTTGCACCGGATGAGAGAAATGGTGAACAGGAGGACCACTGGATGTACTACTGTGTGATTGCTGGGATTGTGTCTGGTCTCTGGTTGTGGTTTGGGATGCTCTTTACAGTTAAATCCTGGAGATGTGGTTTTCTTTCCTTTGTTGATGGCATGCAATGTAAAATTATGAAAAAGTTGTGACATTAGCGGTTTTATCTGCAATGCTGTACCTCTTCCATTTTTGTTGGCGAATGTACAATGTTATACCAATGTAATAGCATCGAATCGTTTGGTAAATTTGGTCGCAATGCATGTCACTCACATTTTTCTTCTCAAATTGATTTGATTACGTTTTTGCCTGTACAATGCATCTCACTCACATTTTTCTTCTCTGGCTCTACTTGACTATTCTATCAATCTCTTCTACGACGTATTCGATTCATCTCACGTTCACCTGAAGGGGCTGGCTGTCGTCGTCGGCTCCGTGAACGTCTCCAGCCGCGGCTCCGTCAGGTCCACCTCCTCCTGCTCCGCCGACCGCCAGCTCCGCCccatcgtcgtcatcatcgtcactggcatccCGACGTTAACCGTGACCTCTCCAGACAAGACGGCGCCCTTGGCATTGCTGCCGTTCCCTCCGTGCAGGTGATCGCGGCGATGGCCGTAGTCTTCGTCGTCCTGCCACACTGAGCATTCCCGCGGCCTCTCGGCGTGGAAGCCCGGGGCgaaggcgccggcggcggcgggcaggtgGTTGCGACGGCGCTTGTCGGCGAGGGGCGCGATGGTGGAGAGGATCTGGACGACTTCGGTCATGGTGGGCCTGGCCTCGGGGTCCCACTGCAGGCACTCCCTGGCCAGGTGGGCCATGATCTGCATCTCCTCGGGCCGGAACGCGCCCTTCAGCGCCGGGTCCGGCAGCTCCGCGACCACCAGCCTGCTGTCCCGCAGCCGCGACGTCGCCCACATCACCAAGCTCTCGTCCGTGCCCGCGCCGctggcgccggcgccgcccctcttgTGCACCGGCTGCCGGCCCGTGATGAGCTCCAGCACCACCACGCCGAAGCTGAACACGTCCGACTTGAGCGACGCCTTGCCGACGATGGCGTACTCGGGGGCGAAGTACCCGAAGGTGCCCAGCATGCGCGCCGGCGAGCTGGAGCAGCTCGCCACGCCGTCGTTCATCAGGCACTTGGCCATGCCCAGGTCCGTGATCCTGGCCCTGAACCGGTCGTCGAGCAGGATGTTGGTGGACTTGATGTCCCGGTGGAGGATGCGCGGCGCCGCCGCCTCGTGGAGGTACTCGAGGCCCCTCGCCGCGCCCAGCGCCACGCCGACGCGCGTCGCCCAGTCCATGGGCTTCCTGTTGAGGTCGTCCAGGCACTCCCGCAGGTTGCCGTTGGTCATGCACTCGAACACCAGCAGCCGCTCCAGCTGCCGCCCCTGCCGCTCCGAGCAGTACCCCAGCAATGGCACCACGTGGCAGTGGTTCAGCCTCGACAGCAGCTCGA
This region includes:
- the LOC123172716 gene encoding receptor-like serine/threonine-protein kinase NCRK; amino-acid sequence: MNEQIELLSRLNHCHVVPLLGYCSERQGRQLERLLVFECMTNGNLRECLDDLNRKPMDWATRVGVALGAARGLEYLHEAAAPRILHRDIKSTNILLDDRFRARITDLGMAKCLMNDGVASCSSSPARMLGTFGYFAPEYAIVGKASLKSDVFSFGVVVLELITGRQPVHKRGGAGASGAGTDESLVMWATSRLRDSRLVVAELPDPALKGAFRPEEMQIMAHLARECLQWDPEARPTMTEVVQILSTIAPLADKRRRNHLPAAAGAFAPGFHAERPRECSVWQDDEDYGHRRDHLHGGNGSNAKGAVLSGEVTVNVGMPVTMMTTMGRSWRSAEQEEVDLTEPRLETFTEPTTTASPFR